A region from the Benincasa hispida cultivar B227 chromosome 8, ASM972705v1, whole genome shotgun sequence genome encodes:
- the LOC120082585 gene encoding NAC domain-containing protein 100-like, with protein sequence MEQNMTAPVLEESQIVLPPGFRFHPTDEELISHYLCKKVVDANFSCKPIGEVDLNKSEPWDLPWKAKMGEREWYFFCLRDRKYPTGLRTNRATESGYWKATGKDKEIYRGKTLVGMKKTLVFYGGRAPKGEKSNWVMHEFRLEGKSSAINLPNTAKNEWVISRVFQKSCGGKKVHISGLVKLGSCSSALPPLKDSSSSSSSFQIKPVSELAHVPCFSNTMDSTQRTLPKINDRSFNFSSFFPTIFPRNTQPISLHNPQSISFPLNLQFQNMARTEGEGRISVSQETGLTTDVNNEISSVVSNLEMGRLPFENQHNPSASTVPLNPHIVWNY encoded by the exons ATGGAACAAAACATGACAGCCCCTGTTCTTGAAGAATCCCAGATTGTTTTGCCTCCTGGTTTTCGATTTCACCCAACTGATGAAGAACTTATTTCTCACTATCTCTGTAAGAAAGTGGTCGACGCCAATTTCTCTTGCAAGCCCATTGGAGAGGTCGATCTCAACAAGTCTGAGCCTTGGGATTTGCCCT GGAAAGCGAAAATGGGGGAAAGGGAATGGTACTTTTTCTGTTTAAGGGACAGAAAGTATCCTACTGGATTGAGAACAAACAGAGCCACTGAATCAGGGTATTGGAAAGCCACTGGGAAAGATAAAGAGATTTACAGAGGAAAAACTCTTGTGGGTATGAAGAAGACTCTTGTTTTCTATGGTGGAAGAGCCCCAAAAGgtgaaaaatccaattgggtTATGCATGAATTCAGATTAGAAGGGAAATCCTCTGCCATTAACCTCCCTAATACTGCAAAG AATGAATGGGTGATTTCGAGGGTGTTTCAGAAGAGCTGTGGAGGGAAAAAAGTTCACATTTCTGGGTTAGTTAAATTGGGTTCTTGTTCTTCTGCTCTGCCGCCATTGAaggattcttcttcttcatcatcttcattccaGATCAAACCAGTTTCTGAATTGGCTCACGTGCCCTGCTTCTCCAACACCATGGATTCTACTCAAAGAACCCTACCCAAAATCAATGATCGTTCTTTcaatttctcttcctttttcccCACAATTTTCCCAAGAAACACGCAGCCCATTTCATTACACAATCCCCAATCCATCTCTTTCCCTTTAAATTTGCAGTTCCAAAACATGGCTCGAACAGAGGGGGAAGGAAGAATCAGTGTCTCCCAAGAAACCGGGCTAACTACTGATGTAAACAATGAAATCTCTTCTGTTGTTTCGAATCTCGAAATGGGTCGATTACCATTTGAAAATCAACACAATCCTTCTGCTTCGACTGTGCCATTGAACCCCCATATTGTGTGGAATTActga
- the LOC120083682 gene encoding 2-hydroxy-palmitic acid dioxygenase MPO1-like, producing MGKRGLFDLERHFAFYGAYHSNPTNIFIHILFVWPIFFTALMLFYYTPSFYSFPKCPCGFNTGLVLNFGFLFALLYAVFYVLFDKRAGSLAAFMCFLCWVGASVFAFKLGWTLTWKVVLAAQLFCWTSQFIGHGVFEKRAPALIDNLAQAFLMAPFFVVLEILHALFKYEPYSGFHANVKARIESEKKVWQDKKEKKSS from the exons ATGGGAAAGCGTGGATTGTTCGATCTCGAGAGGCATTTTGCATTCTATGGGGCTTATCACAGCAACCCAACTAATATTTTCATCCATATTCTCTTCGTCTGGCCAATCTTCTTCACTGCGCTCATGCTTTTCTATTACACCCCTTCCTTCTACTCTTTTCCCAAATGCCCATGTGGCTTCAATACTGGCCTCGTTTTGAATTTTGGGTTCTTGTTTGCTTTGCTTTATGCTGTTTTCTATGTACTTTTTGACAAGAGAGCTGGATCTTTGGCCGCTTTTATGTGTTTTCTCTGCTGGGTTGGAGCGAGTGTTTTCGCTTTTAAACTTGGATGGACTCTTACTTGGAAG GTAGTGTTGGCAGCACAGTTGTTCTGCTGGACAAGTCAGTTTATTGGCCATGGGGTGTTTGAG AAACGAGCACCCGCTCTCATCGACAACCTTGCTCAAGCTTTCCTAATGGCTCCATTCTTTGTTGTGTTGGAG ATTCTTCATGCTTTATTCAAATATGAACCGTATAGCGGTTTTCATGCGAACGTTAAAGCGAGGATAGAATCCGAGAAGAAAGTTTGGCAagacaagaaagaaaaaaaaagctcGTAG